Proteins found in one Canis aureus isolate CA01 chromosome 19, VMU_Caureus_v.1.0, whole genome shotgun sequence genomic segment:
- the LOC144289927 gene encoding inter-alpha-trypsin inhibitor heavy chain H3-like isoform X1 — protein MVALPHLGPALWLGGLWLPEKPLPATGEWILPEGVSNGIEVYSTKISCKVTSRFAHNVVTTRAVNRADTAKEVSFDVELPKTAFITNFTLTIDGVTYPGNVKEKEVAKKQYEKAVSQGKTAGLVKASGRKLEKFTVSVNVAAGSKVTFELTYEELLKRRKGKYEMYLKVQPKQLVKHFEVINHPCSC, from the exons ATGGTGGCCCTGCCTCATCTTGGCCCTGCTCTCTGGCTTGGCGGCCTCTGGCTTCCTGAGAAGCCCCTCCCGGCCACTGGGG AATGGATCCTCCCAGAAGGG GTCAGCAATGGCATCGAGGTCTACAGCACCAAGATCAGCTGCAAGGTGACCTCCCGTTTTGCTCACAATGTCGTCACCACCAGGGCTGTCAACCGCGCAGACACCGCCAAGGAGGTGTCCTTTGACGTGGAGCTGCCTAAGACGGCCTTCATCACCAACTTCACCTT GACCATCGACGGTGTGACCTACCCCGGGAATGTCAAGGAGAAGGAAGTCGCCAAGAAGCAGTATGAGAAGGCTGTGTCCCAGGGCAAGACAGCCGGCCTGGTCAA GGCCTCTGGGAGGAAGCTGGAGAAATTCACAGTCTCCGTCAACGTGGCTGCGGGCAGCAAGGTCACCTTTGAGCTGACCTATGAGGAGTTGCTGAAGAGGCGCAAGGGAAAGTACGAGATGTACCTTAAAGTCCAACCCAAGCAACTGGTCAAGCACTTTGAGGTAATCAATCACCCCTGCAGCTGCTGA
- the LOC144289927 gene encoding inter-alpha-trypsin inhibitor heavy chain H3-like isoform X2, with translation MASAWWPCLILALLSGLAASGFLRSPSRPLGVSNGIEVYSTKISCKVTSRFAHNVVTTRAVNRADTAKEVSFDVELPKTAFITNFTLTIDGVTYPGNVKEKEVAKKQYEKAVSQGKTAGLVKASGRKLEKFTVSVNVAAGSKVTFELTYEELLKRRKGKYEMYLKVQPKQLVKHFEVINHPCSC, from the exons ATGGCATCTGCATGGTGGCCCTGCCTCATCTTGGCCCTGCTCTCTGGCTTGGCGGCCTCTGGCTTCCTGAGAAGCCCCTCCCGGCCACTGGGG GTCAGCAATGGCATCGAGGTCTACAGCACCAAGATCAGCTGCAAGGTGACCTCCCGTTTTGCTCACAATGTCGTCACCACCAGGGCTGTCAACCGCGCAGACACCGCCAAGGAGGTGTCCTTTGACGTGGAGCTGCCTAAGACGGCCTTCATCACCAACTTCACCTT GACCATCGACGGTGTGACCTACCCCGGGAATGTCAAGGAGAAGGAAGTCGCCAAGAAGCAGTATGAGAAGGCTGTGTCCCAGGGCAAGACAGCCGGCCTGGTCAA GGCCTCTGGGAGGAAGCTGGAGAAATTCACAGTCTCCGTCAACGTGGCTGCGGGCAGCAAGGTCACCTTTGAGCTGACCTATGAGGAGTTGCTGAAGAGGCGCAAGGGAAAGTACGAGATGTACCTTAAAGTCCAACCCAAGCAACTGGTCAAGCACTTTGAGGTAATCAATCACCCCTGCAGCTGCTGA
- the LOC144289924 gene encoding inter-alpha-trypsin inhibitor heavy chain H1-like isoform X2 — protein sequence MSLAYQFVTPLTSMTIRGLADEDGLEPVVDKPPEDALPLEMVGHRKTFKLPASQPSPTGSSADIQQLPNQVTGVDTDPHFLIHVPQKEDTLCFNINEEPGVILSLVQDPDTGFSVNGQLIGNRAGSPGQHQGTYFGRLGIVNPTTGFQLEVTPHNITLNPGSGGPVFSWKDQASLRQHEVVVTINRKRNLVVAVEDGGTFEVVLHRVWKGSAVHQDFLGFYVLDSHRMSARTHGLLGQFFHPIDYTVSDPHPGSDPTKTDATMLVKSHQLTVTRGLQKDYSKNPRHGAEVTCWFVHNNGAGLIDGVYTDYIVPDIF from the exons ATGTCGCTGGCTTACCAGTTCGTGACCCCGCTGACCTCCATGACCATCAGGGGCCTGGCGGACGAGGACGGCCTGGAGCCCGTGGTCGACAAGCCCCCCGAGG aTGCCCTGCCCTTGG AGATGGTGGGACACAGAAAGA CGTTCAAGCTGCCGGCTTCACAGCCTTCCCCGACTGGATCCAGTGCCGACATCCAGCAGTTGCCAAACCAAGTGACCGGAG TGGACACGGACCCCCACTTCCTCATCCACGTGCCCCAGAAGGAGGATACCCTGTGCTTCAATATCAATGAGGAGCCCGGTGTGATCCTCAGCCTGGTGCAGGACCCGGACACAG GCTTCTCTGTGAATGGGCAGCTCATCGGCAACAGAGCTGGGAGCCCTGGGCAGCACCAGGGCACGTACTTTGGGCGGCTGGGGATTGTGAACCCCACGACAGGCTTTCAGCTGGAGGTGACCCCTCACAACATTACGCTGAACCCTGGCTCGGGTGGACCCGTGTTCTCCTGGAAGGACCAGGCTTCACTGCGGCAGCATGA GGTGGTAGTGACCATCAACAGGAAGAGGAACCTGGTGGTGGCTGTGGAAGATGGGGGCACGTTTGAGGTTGTCCTGCACCGGGTGTGGAAGGGCAGTGCCGTCCACCAGGACTTCTTGGGCTTCTACGTGCTGGATAGTCACCGGATGTCGGCTCGGACACACGGGCTGCTAG GACAGTTCTTCCACCCCATTGATTATACAGTCTCTGACCCCCACCCGGGCTCCGACCCCACAAAGACAGATGCCACGATGCTGGTAAAGAGCCACCAACTGACGGTCACCAG GGGCTTGCAGAAAGACTACAGCAAGAACCCCCGGCACGGGGCTGAGGTGACATGCTGGTTCGTCCACAACAATGGGGCGGGGCTGATCGACGGCGTTTACACTGACTACATCGTCCCTGACATCTTCTGA
- the LOC144289924 gene encoding inter-alpha-trypsin inhibitor heavy chain H1-like isoform X1, with protein sequence MPQLRQGPTEGTDGGAGSPAGIRGSGPSCSGAQACRLGGLGKGARSPREVGYHPPKCHSLPPAFKLPASQPSPTGSSADIQQLPNQVTGVDTDPHFLIHVPQKEDTLCFNINEEPGVILSLVQDPDTGFSVNGQLIGNRAGSPGQHQGTYFGRLGIVNPTTGFQLEVTPHNITLNPGSGGPVFSWKDQASLRQHEVVVTINRKRNLVVAVEDGGTFEVVLHRVWKGSAVHQDFLGFYVLDSHRMSARTHGLLGQFFHPIDYTVSDPHPGSDPTKTDATMLVKSHQLTVTRGLQKDYSKNPRHGAEVTCWFVHNNGAGLIDGVYTDYIVPDIF encoded by the exons ATGCCACAGCTCCGCCAGGGCCCCACGGAGGGGACAGATGGGGGGGCTGGCTCACCGGCAGGCATCAGGGGCTCGGGGCCCTCCTGCTCTGGGGCTCAGGCCTGCCGCCTGGGGGGGCTGGGAAAAGGAGCCCGCAGCCCCAGGGAAGTGGGGTACCATCCTCCTAAGTGCCATTCCCTCCCGCCAGCGTTCAAGCTGCCGGCTTCACAGCCTTCCCCGACTGGATCCAGTGCCGACATCCAGCAGTTGCCAAACCAAGTGACCGGAG TGGACACGGACCCCCACTTCCTCATCCACGTGCCCCAGAAGGAGGATACCCTGTGCTTCAATATCAATGAGGAGCCCGGTGTGATCCTCAGCCTGGTGCAGGACCCGGACACAG GCTTCTCTGTGAATGGGCAGCTCATCGGCAACAGAGCTGGGAGCCCTGGGCAGCACCAGGGCACGTACTTTGGGCGGCTGGGGATTGTGAACCCCACGACAGGCTTTCAGCTGGAGGTGACCCCTCACAACATTACGCTGAACCCTGGCTCGGGTGGACCCGTGTTCTCCTGGAAGGACCAGGCTTCACTGCGGCAGCATGA GGTGGTAGTGACCATCAACAGGAAGAGGAACCTGGTGGTGGCTGTGGAAGATGGGGGCACGTTTGAGGTTGTCCTGCACCGGGTGTGGAAGGGCAGTGCCGTCCACCAGGACTTCTTGGGCTTCTACGTGCTGGATAGTCACCGGATGTCGGCTCGGACACACGGGCTGCTAG GACAGTTCTTCCACCCCATTGATTATACAGTCTCTGACCCCCACCCGGGCTCCGACCCCACAAAGACAGATGCCACGATGCTGGTAAAGAGCCACCAACTGACGGTCACCAG GGGCTTGCAGAAAGACTACAGCAAGAACCCCCGGCACGGGGCTGAGGTGACATGCTGGTTCGTCCACAACAATGGGGCGGGGCTGATCGACGGCGTTTACACTGACTACATCGTCCCTGACATCTTCTGA
- the LOC144289924 gene encoding inter-alpha-trypsin inhibitor heavy chain H1-like isoform X3, producing the protein MSLAYQFVTPLTSMTIRGLADEDGLEPVVDKPPEDALPLAFKLPASQPSPTGSSADIQQLPNQVTGVDTDPHFLIHVPQKEDTLCFNINEEPGVILSLVQDPDTGFSVNGQLIGNRAGSPGQHQGTYFGRLGIVNPTTGFQLEVTPHNITLNPGSGGPVFSWKDQASLRQHEVVVTINRKRNLVVAVEDGGTFEVVLHRVWKGSAVHQDFLGFYVLDSHRMSARTHGLLGQFFHPIDYTVSDPHPGSDPTKTDATMLVKSHQLTVTRGLQKDYSKNPRHGAEVTCWFVHNNGAGLIDGVYTDYIVPDIF; encoded by the exons ATGTCGCTGGCTTACCAGTTCGTGACCCCGCTGACCTCCATGACCATCAGGGGCCTGGCGGACGAGGACGGCCTGGAGCCCGTGGTCGACAAGCCCCCCGAGG aTGCCCTGCCCTTGG CGTTCAAGCTGCCGGCTTCACAGCCTTCCCCGACTGGATCCAGTGCCGACATCCAGCAGTTGCCAAACCAAGTGACCGGAG TGGACACGGACCCCCACTTCCTCATCCACGTGCCCCAGAAGGAGGATACCCTGTGCTTCAATATCAATGAGGAGCCCGGTGTGATCCTCAGCCTGGTGCAGGACCCGGACACAG GCTTCTCTGTGAATGGGCAGCTCATCGGCAACAGAGCTGGGAGCCCTGGGCAGCACCAGGGCACGTACTTTGGGCGGCTGGGGATTGTGAACCCCACGACAGGCTTTCAGCTGGAGGTGACCCCTCACAACATTACGCTGAACCCTGGCTCGGGTGGACCCGTGTTCTCCTGGAAGGACCAGGCTTCACTGCGGCAGCATGA GGTGGTAGTGACCATCAACAGGAAGAGGAACCTGGTGGTGGCTGTGGAAGATGGGGGCACGTTTGAGGTTGTCCTGCACCGGGTGTGGAAGGGCAGTGCCGTCCACCAGGACTTCTTGGGCTTCTACGTGCTGGATAGTCACCGGATGTCGGCTCGGACACACGGGCTGCTAG GACAGTTCTTCCACCCCATTGATTATACAGTCTCTGACCCCCACCCGGGCTCCGACCCCACAAAGACAGATGCCACGATGCTGGTAAAGAGCCACCAACTGACGGTCACCAG GGGCTTGCAGAAAGACTACAGCAAGAACCCCCGGCACGGGGCTGAGGTGACATGCTGGTTCGTCCACAACAATGGGGCGGGGCTGATCGACGGCGTTTACACTGACTACATCGTCCCTGACATCTTCTGA
- the MUSTN1 gene encoding musculoskeletal embryonic nuclear protein 1, protein MSQAGAPDAPIKKKRPPVKEEDLKGARGNLAKNQEIKSKTYQVMRECELAGSTAPSVFSGSRTGSETVFEKPKAGPAKSVFG, encoded by the exons ATGTCGCAG GCTGGTGCTCCTGATGCCCCCATCAAGAAGAAGCGCCCCCCTGTGAAGGAGGAAGATCTGAAGGGGGCCCGTGGGAACCTAGCCAAGAACCAGGAGATCAAGTCCAAGACCTACCAGGTCATGCGGGAGTGTG AACTAGCCGGCTCCACCGCCCCGTCAGTGTTCAGCGGCAGCCGGACGGGCTCGGAGACTGTCTTTGAGAAGCCCAAAGCTGGACCTGCCAAGAGTGTCTTTGGCTAA